The following coding sequences are from one Triticum dicoccoides isolate Atlit2015 ecotype Zavitan chromosome 4A, WEW_v2.0, whole genome shotgun sequence window:
- the LOC119285156 gene encoding uncharacterized protein LOC119285156 isoform X1, which produces MEGLPRAFTVMEISSHEPSEAEILIGHEDDTELTPCEGMQFESEDAARDFYSLYARHAGFRIRISRYTRSRHDNSIISRRIVCSKEGFHETRNCEGLHPDQKQQERTGTRVGCKAMIMIKKIDPGKWVVTKFVKTHNHGSVPPRKLDIRSAHQDLNPVEKPHSTEEDSVEEPAEGMEFDSEEAAKLFYINYARLNGFRARISRYCRSRRDNSIISRQIVCSKEGFREVRAKKEITDEGKTKRPRMITRVGCKAMIVVKKMNSGKWMVSKFEKEHNHSLLSSKQAPSTSNITSGENAEFAAKSSDPDEVKVEEYSAGIQCNSTDSLTVLYNQLCQEAIKFAKEGSVTEEIYHVAMSALKEAAEKVAQVKSCHPIMPHRGVSGSESKHKVVQMKTMSASQCSDVAKQKTTPSQLTVFQESVSKLMFIPTNLLTDSGLANSDSNHPSLCAFTSSGRQCGHGSECSYLHAENRKEDCPEKYQNSTSSRATQGNHSTYHGHSEETTVAIPAIPLTLHMPLPRNSPGASADGQYKLLAAPIEAVPISYRPAEPIRQPKRSFCNLGPLPGVMSELTRQEKGPHPLVHATALACGARVVPVEEAASLIKAIESKIRSGGAKIARLPSSRLTRLVPEAISMSSSSEDGEENDHSEPPAVNVEGYCHDDQISEEMKLQGEASELETDFENCSGHENHDTADC; this is translated from the exons ATGGAAG GACTTCCCAGAGCCTTTACTGTTATGGAGATTTCATCACATGAACCATCAGAAGCAGAAATTTTAATTGGACATGAAGATGACACAGAATTGACACCTTGCGAAGGTATGCAATTTGAGTCTGAAGATGCTGCAAGGGATTTTTACAGCTTGTATGCGAGACATGCAGGTTTTCGAATTCGGATCAGCAGGTATACCCGCTCCAGACATGATAATTCAATCATTTCTCGTCGTATTGTATGCTCAAAGGAGGGATTTCATGAAACACGTAACTGTGAAGGCCTCCACCCTGACCAAAAACAGCAAGAACGGACAGGTACTAGAGTTGGTTGCAAGGCTATGataatgataaaaaaaattgatcCTGGCAAATGGGTAGTTACTAAATTTGTGAAAACCCATAATCATGGATCAGTTCCACCAAGAAAACTTGATATTAGGTCAGCACATCAGGACCTTAATCCAGTTGAAAAGCCACATTCTACCGAGGAAGACTCTGTTGAGGAACCGGCTGAGGGAATGGAATTTGATTCTGAAGAAGCCGCGAAATTGTTCTATATAAATTATGCGAGGCTTAATGGTTTCCGTGCGCGTATTAGCAGGTATTGCCGTTCAAGACGTGATAATTCAATCATTTCTCGCCAGATTGTGTGCTCCAAGGAAGGCTTCCGTGAAGTTCGAGCCAAGAAAGAGATCACAGACGAAGGGAAAACGAAGCGCCCAAGAATGATAACCAGAGTTGGTTGCAAAGCTATGATTGTAGTGAAAAAGATGAACTCTGGAAAATGGATGGTATCTAAATTTGAGAAGGAGCATAATCATTCGTTGTTATCTTCTAAACAGGCCCCTAGTACATCGAACATTACTTCTGGAGAAAATGCTGAATTTGCTGCAAAGAGTTCAGATCCTGATGAAGTGAAGGTTGAGGAATACAGTGCAGGGATTCAATGTAATTCTACAGATTCACTCACTGTACTTTACAACCAATTATGTCAGGAGGCTATAAAATTTGCGAAAGAAGGATCAGTCACAGAAGAAATTTACCATGTGGCGATGTCTGCCTTGAAAGAGGCAGCAGAGAAGGTTGCTCAAGTCAAAAGTTGTCATCCAATAATGCCGCACCGTGGAGTTTCTGGTAGTGAAAGTAAACATAAGGTCGTACAGATGAAAACTATGAGTGCTTCGCAATGTTCAGATGTGGCCAAACAGAAAACAACACCTTCGCAGCTCACGGTGTTTCAAGAGTCTGTGTCCAAACTAATGTTCATTCCTACCAACCTGTTGACTGATTCCGGCTTAGCTAATTCTGATAGCAATCATCCGTCATTGTGTGCTTTCACCTCAAGTG GGAGACAATGCGGGCATGGATCAGAATGTTCCTATTTGCATGCTGAGAACAGAAAGGAGGACTGTCCTGAGAAATATCAG AATAGCACTTCGAGTCGGGCAACACAGGGAAATCATTCAACCTATCATGGACATTCTGAAGAAACTACAGTTGCTATTCCTGCTATACCTCTGACGCTTCACATGCCTTTGCCGAGGAATTCACCTGGAGCTTCTGCTG ATGGACAGTACAAATTGTTGGCTGCACCTATCGAAGCAGTTCCAATTTCATACCGCCCTGCAGAACCCATCAGACAACCAAAAAGAAGTTTTTGTAATTTAGGTCCATTGCCAGGTGTTATGTCTGAACTGACCAGGCAAGAAAAAGGTCCACACCCTCTTGTGCATGCTACAGCTCTTGCTTGTGGTGCTCGTGTTGTTCCTGTTGAGGAGGCAGCTTCGCTGATCAAGGCCATCGAGTCCAAGATCAGATCTGGAGGGGCCAAAATAGCAAGATTACCTTCAAGCAGGTTGACACGTCTAGTTCCTGAGGCGATCTCCATGTCATCGTCTAGTGAAGATGGCGAGGAGAATGACCACAGTGAGCCACCGGCGGTGAATGTCGAAGGCTACTGCCATGATGATCAGATATCTGAGGAAATGAAGTTGCAAGGTGAGGCATCAGAGTTGGAAACTGATTTTGAGAATTGTTCTGGGCATGAAAACCATGATACTGCTGATTGCTGA
- the LOC119285156 gene encoding uncharacterized protein LOC119285156 isoform X3, with protein MEGLPRAFTVMEISSHEPSEAEILIGHEDDTELTPCEGMQFESEDAARDFYSLYARHAGFRIRISRYTRSRHDNSIISRRIVCSKEGFHETRNCEGLHPDQKQQERTGTRVGCKAMIMIKKIDPGKWVVTKFVKTHNHGSVPPRKLDIRSAHQDLNPVEKPHSTEEDSVEEPAEGMEFDSEEAAKLFYINYARLNGFRARISRYCRSRRDNSIISRQIVCSKEGFREVRAKKEITDEGKTKRPRMITRVGCKAMIVVKKMNSGKWMVSKFEKEHNHSLLSSKQAPSTSNITSGENAEFAAKSSDPDEVKVEEYSAGIQCNSTDSLTVLYNQLCQEAIKFAKEGSVTEEIYHVAMSALKEAAEKVAQVKSCHPIMPHRGVSGSESKHKVVQMKTMSASQCSDVAKQKTTPSQLTVFQESVSKLMFIPTNLLTDSGLANSDSNHPSLCAFTSSGRQCGHGSECSYLHAENRKEDCPEKYQNSTSSRATQGNHSTYHGHSEETTVAIPAIPLTLHMPLPRNSPGASADGQYKLLAAPIEAVPISYRPAEPIRQPKRSFCNLGPLPGVMSELTRQEKGPHPLVHATALACGARVVPVEEAASLIKAIESKIRSGGAKIARLPSSRLTRLVPEAISMSSSSEDGEENDHSEPPAVNVEGYCHDDQISEEMKLQDDD; from the exons ATGGAAG GACTTCCCAGAGCCTTTACTGTTATGGAGATTTCATCACATGAACCATCAGAAGCAGAAATTTTAATTGGACATGAAGATGACACAGAATTGACACCTTGCGAAGGTATGCAATTTGAGTCTGAAGATGCTGCAAGGGATTTTTACAGCTTGTATGCGAGACATGCAGGTTTTCGAATTCGGATCAGCAGGTATACCCGCTCCAGACATGATAATTCAATCATTTCTCGTCGTATTGTATGCTCAAAGGAGGGATTTCATGAAACACGTAACTGTGAAGGCCTCCACCCTGACCAAAAACAGCAAGAACGGACAGGTACTAGAGTTGGTTGCAAGGCTATGataatgataaaaaaaattgatcCTGGCAAATGGGTAGTTACTAAATTTGTGAAAACCCATAATCATGGATCAGTTCCACCAAGAAAACTTGATATTAGGTCAGCACATCAGGACCTTAATCCAGTTGAAAAGCCACATTCTACCGAGGAAGACTCTGTTGAGGAACCGGCTGAGGGAATGGAATTTGATTCTGAAGAAGCCGCGAAATTGTTCTATATAAATTATGCGAGGCTTAATGGTTTCCGTGCGCGTATTAGCAGGTATTGCCGTTCAAGACGTGATAATTCAATCATTTCTCGCCAGATTGTGTGCTCCAAGGAAGGCTTCCGTGAAGTTCGAGCCAAGAAAGAGATCACAGACGAAGGGAAAACGAAGCGCCCAAGAATGATAACCAGAGTTGGTTGCAAAGCTATGATTGTAGTGAAAAAGATGAACTCTGGAAAATGGATGGTATCTAAATTTGAGAAGGAGCATAATCATTCGTTGTTATCTTCTAAACAGGCCCCTAGTACATCGAACATTACTTCTGGAGAAAATGCTGAATTTGCTGCAAAGAGTTCAGATCCTGATGAAGTGAAGGTTGAGGAATACAGTGCAGGGATTCAATGTAATTCTACAGATTCACTCACTGTACTTTACAACCAATTATGTCAGGAGGCTATAAAATTTGCGAAAGAAGGATCAGTCACAGAAGAAATTTACCATGTGGCGATGTCTGCCTTGAAAGAGGCAGCAGAGAAGGTTGCTCAAGTCAAAAGTTGTCATCCAATAATGCCGCACCGTGGAGTTTCTGGTAGTGAAAGTAAACATAAGGTCGTACAGATGAAAACTATGAGTGCTTCGCAATGTTCAGATGTGGCCAAACAGAAAACAACACCTTCGCAGCTCACGGTGTTTCAAGAGTCTGTGTCCAAACTAATGTTCATTCCTACCAACCTGTTGACTGATTCCGGCTTAGCTAATTCTGATAGCAATCATCCGTCATTGTGTGCTTTCACCTCAAGTG GGAGACAATGCGGGCATGGATCAGAATGTTCCTATTTGCATGCTGAGAACAGAAAGGAGGACTGTCCTGAGAAATATCAG AATAGCACTTCGAGTCGGGCAACACAGGGAAATCATTCAACCTATCATGGACATTCTGAAGAAACTACAGTTGCTATTCCTGCTATACCTCTGACGCTTCACATGCCTTTGCCGAGGAATTCACCTGGAGCTTCTGCTG ATGGACAGTACAAATTGTTGGCTGCACCTATCGAAGCAGTTCCAATTTCATACCGCCCTGCAGAACCCATCAGACAACCAAAAAGAAGTTTTTGTAATTTAGGTCCATTGCCAGGTGTTATGTCTGAACTGACCAGGCAAGAAAAAGGTCCACACCCTCTTGTGCATGCTACAGCTCTTGCTTGTGGTGCTCGTGTTGTTCCTGTTGAGGAGGCAGCTTCGCTGATCAAGGCCATCGAGTCCAAGATCAGATCTGGAGGGGCCAAAATAGCAAGATTACCTTCAAGCAGGTTGACACGTCTAGTTCCTGAGGCGATCTCCATGTCATCGTCTAGTGAAGATGGCGAGGAGAATGACCACAGTGAGCCACCGGCGGTGAATGTCGAAGGCTACTGCCATGATGATCAGATATCTGAGGAAATGAAGTTGCAAG ATGATGACTGA
- the LOC119285156 gene encoding uncharacterized protein LOC119285156 isoform X2 produces the protein MEISSHEPSEAEILIGHEDDTELTPCEGMQFESEDAARDFYSLYARHAGFRIRISRYTRSRHDNSIISRRIVCSKEGFHETRNCEGLHPDQKQQERTGTRVGCKAMIMIKKIDPGKWVVTKFVKTHNHGSVPPRKLDIRSAHQDLNPVEKPHSTEEDSVEEPAEGMEFDSEEAAKLFYINYARLNGFRARISRYCRSRRDNSIISRQIVCSKEGFREVRAKKEITDEGKTKRPRMITRVGCKAMIVVKKMNSGKWMVSKFEKEHNHSLLSSKQAPSTSNITSGENAEFAAKSSDPDEVKVEEYSAGIQCNSTDSLTVLYNQLCQEAIKFAKEGSVTEEIYHVAMSALKEAAEKVAQVKSCHPIMPHRGVSGSESKHKVVQMKTMSASQCSDVAKQKTTPSQLTVFQESVSKLMFIPTNLLTDSGLANSDSNHPSLCAFTSSGRQCGHGSECSYLHAENRKEDCPEKYQNSTSSRATQGNHSTYHGHSEETTVAIPAIPLTLHMPLPRNSPGASADGQYKLLAAPIEAVPISYRPAEPIRQPKRSFCNLGPLPGVMSELTRQEKGPHPLVHATALACGARVVPVEEAASLIKAIESKIRSGGAKIARLPSSRLTRLVPEAISMSSSSEDGEENDHSEPPAVNVEGYCHDDQISEEMKLQGEASELETDFENCSGHENHDTADC, from the exons ATGGAGATTTCATCACATGAACCATCAGAAGCAGAAATTTTAATTGGACATGAAGATGACACAGAATTGACACCTTGCGAAGGTATGCAATTTGAGTCTGAAGATGCTGCAAGGGATTTTTACAGCTTGTATGCGAGACATGCAGGTTTTCGAATTCGGATCAGCAGGTATACCCGCTCCAGACATGATAATTCAATCATTTCTCGTCGTATTGTATGCTCAAAGGAGGGATTTCATGAAACACGTAACTGTGAAGGCCTCCACCCTGACCAAAAACAGCAAGAACGGACAGGTACTAGAGTTGGTTGCAAGGCTATGataatgataaaaaaaattgatcCTGGCAAATGGGTAGTTACTAAATTTGTGAAAACCCATAATCATGGATCAGTTCCACCAAGAAAACTTGATATTAGGTCAGCACATCAGGACCTTAATCCAGTTGAAAAGCCACATTCTACCGAGGAAGACTCTGTTGAGGAACCGGCTGAGGGAATGGAATTTGATTCTGAAGAAGCCGCGAAATTGTTCTATATAAATTATGCGAGGCTTAATGGTTTCCGTGCGCGTATTAGCAGGTATTGCCGTTCAAGACGTGATAATTCAATCATTTCTCGCCAGATTGTGTGCTCCAAGGAAGGCTTCCGTGAAGTTCGAGCCAAGAAAGAGATCACAGACGAAGGGAAAACGAAGCGCCCAAGAATGATAACCAGAGTTGGTTGCAAAGCTATGATTGTAGTGAAAAAGATGAACTCTGGAAAATGGATGGTATCTAAATTTGAGAAGGAGCATAATCATTCGTTGTTATCTTCTAAACAGGCCCCTAGTACATCGAACATTACTTCTGGAGAAAATGCTGAATTTGCTGCAAAGAGTTCAGATCCTGATGAAGTGAAGGTTGAGGAATACAGTGCAGGGATTCAATGTAATTCTACAGATTCACTCACTGTACTTTACAACCAATTATGTCAGGAGGCTATAAAATTTGCGAAAGAAGGATCAGTCACAGAAGAAATTTACCATGTGGCGATGTCTGCCTTGAAAGAGGCAGCAGAGAAGGTTGCTCAAGTCAAAAGTTGTCATCCAATAATGCCGCACCGTGGAGTTTCTGGTAGTGAAAGTAAACATAAGGTCGTACAGATGAAAACTATGAGTGCTTCGCAATGTTCAGATGTGGCCAAACAGAAAACAACACCTTCGCAGCTCACGGTGTTTCAAGAGTCTGTGTCCAAACTAATGTTCATTCCTACCAACCTGTTGACTGATTCCGGCTTAGCTAATTCTGATAGCAATCATCCGTCATTGTGTGCTTTCACCTCAAGTG GGAGACAATGCGGGCATGGATCAGAATGTTCCTATTTGCATGCTGAGAACAGAAAGGAGGACTGTCCTGAGAAATATCAG AATAGCACTTCGAGTCGGGCAACACAGGGAAATCATTCAACCTATCATGGACATTCTGAAGAAACTACAGTTGCTATTCCTGCTATACCTCTGACGCTTCACATGCCTTTGCCGAGGAATTCACCTGGAGCTTCTGCTG ATGGACAGTACAAATTGTTGGCTGCACCTATCGAAGCAGTTCCAATTTCATACCGCCCTGCAGAACCCATCAGACAACCAAAAAGAAGTTTTTGTAATTTAGGTCCATTGCCAGGTGTTATGTCTGAACTGACCAGGCAAGAAAAAGGTCCACACCCTCTTGTGCATGCTACAGCTCTTGCTTGTGGTGCTCGTGTTGTTCCTGTTGAGGAGGCAGCTTCGCTGATCAAGGCCATCGAGTCCAAGATCAGATCTGGAGGGGCCAAAATAGCAAGATTACCTTCAAGCAGGTTGACACGTCTAGTTCCTGAGGCGATCTCCATGTCATCGTCTAGTGAAGATGGCGAGGAGAATGACCACAGTGAGCCACCGGCGGTGAATGTCGAAGGCTACTGCCATGATGATCAGATATCTGAGGAAATGAAGTTGCAAGGTGAGGCATCAGAGTTGGAAACTGATTTTGAGAATTGTTCTGGGCATGAAAACCATGATACTGCTGATTGCTGA
- the LOC119285156 gene encoding uncharacterized protein LOC119285156 isoform X4: MQVFEFGSAGIPAPDMIIQSFLVVLYAQRRDFMKHVTVKASTLTKNSKNGQIVCSKEGFREVRAKKEITDEGKTKRPRMITRVGCKAMIVVKKMNSGKWMVSKFEKEHNHSLLSSKQAPSTSNITSGENAEFAAKSSDPDEVKVEEYSAGIQCNSTDSLTVLYNQLCQEAIKFAKEGSVTEEIYHVAMSALKEAAEKVAQVKSCHPIMPHRGVSGSESKHKVVQMKTMSASQCSDVAKQKTTPSQLTVFQESVSKLMFIPTNLLTDSGLANSDSNHPSLCAFTSSGRQCGHGSECSYLHAENRKEDCPEKYQNSTSSRATQGNHSTYHGHSEETTVAIPAIPLTLHMPLPRNSPGASADGQYKLLAAPIEAVPISYRPAEPIRQPKRSFCNLGPLPGVMSELTRQEKGPHPLVHATALACGARVVPVEEAASLIKAIESKIRSGGAKIARLPSSRLTRLVPEAISMSSSSEDGEENDHSEPPAVNVEGYCHDDQISEEMKLQGEASELETDFENCSGHENHDTADC; this comes from the exons ATGCAGGTTTTCGAATTCGGATCAGCAGGTATACCCGCTCCAGACATGATAATTCAATCATTTCTCGTCGTATTGTATGCTCAAAGGAGGGATTTCATGAAACACGTAACTGTGAAGGCCTCCACCCTGACCAAAAACAGCAAGAACGGACAG ATTGTGTGCTCCAAGGAAGGCTTCCGTGAAGTTCGAGCCAAGAAAGAGATCACAGACGAAGGGAAAACGAAGCGCCCAAGAATGATAACCAGAGTTGGTTGCAAAGCTATGATTGTAGTGAAAAAGATGAACTCTGGAAAATGGATGGTATCTAAATTTGAGAAGGAGCATAATCATTCGTTGTTATCTTCTAAACAGGCCCCTAGTACATCGAACATTACTTCTGGAGAAAATGCTGAATTTGCTGCAAAGAGTTCAGATCCTGATGAAGTGAAGGTTGAGGAATACAGTGCAGGGATTCAATGTAATTCTACAGATTCACTCACTGTACTTTACAACCAATTATGTCAGGAGGCTATAAAATTTGCGAAAGAAGGATCAGTCACAGAAGAAATTTACCATGTGGCGATGTCTGCCTTGAAAGAGGCAGCAGAGAAGGTTGCTCAAGTCAAAAGTTGTCATCCAATAATGCCGCACCGTGGAGTTTCTGGTAGTGAAAGTAAACATAAGGTCGTACAGATGAAAACTATGAGTGCTTCGCAATGTTCAGATGTGGCCAAACAGAAAACAACACCTTCGCAGCTCACGGTGTTTCAAGAGTCTGTGTCCAAACTAATGTTCATTCCTACCAACCTGTTGACTGATTCCGGCTTAGCTAATTCTGATAGCAATCATCCGTCATTGTGTGCTTTCACCTCAAGTG GGAGACAATGCGGGCATGGATCAGAATGTTCCTATTTGCATGCTGAGAACAGAAAGGAGGACTGTCCTGAGAAATATCAG AATAGCACTTCGAGTCGGGCAACACAGGGAAATCATTCAACCTATCATGGACATTCTGAAGAAACTACAGTTGCTATTCCTGCTATACCTCTGACGCTTCACATGCCTTTGCCGAGGAATTCACCTGGAGCTTCTGCTG ATGGACAGTACAAATTGTTGGCTGCACCTATCGAAGCAGTTCCAATTTCATACCGCCCTGCAGAACCCATCAGACAACCAAAAAGAAGTTTTTGTAATTTAGGTCCATTGCCAGGTGTTATGTCTGAACTGACCAGGCAAGAAAAAGGTCCACACCCTCTTGTGCATGCTACAGCTCTTGCTTGTGGTGCTCGTGTTGTTCCTGTTGAGGAGGCAGCTTCGCTGATCAAGGCCATCGAGTCCAAGATCAGATCTGGAGGGGCCAAAATAGCAAGATTACCTTCAAGCAGGTTGACACGTCTAGTTCCTGAGGCGATCTCCATGTCATCGTCTAGTGAAGATGGCGAGGAGAATGACCACAGTGAGCCACCGGCGGTGAATGTCGAAGGCTACTGCCATGATGATCAGATATCTGAGGAAATGAAGTTGCAAGGTGAGGCATCAGAGTTGGAAACTGATTTTGAGAATTGTTCTGGGCATGAAAACCATGATACTGCTGATTGCTGA